The Castanea sativa cultivar Marrone di Chiusa Pesio chromosome 11, ASM4071231v1 genome contains a region encoding:
- the LOC142616233 gene encoding uncharacterized protein LOC142616233 has translation MYNGRTDLVEHANHFNQRMAVHLRNETLMCKVFPSSLGPVAIRWFDRLEEGFVSSFQELTKAFGAQFFTCSRVPHSLDSLLSLAMKEGETLKTYFDMYWKMFNEIDGDFEDVAIRTFKVGLPTEYDLRKSLTRKPTWSMCQLVDRIDEYKWDLGHTTEDCRTLQDYLEQLVKVGKLKQFMYQPLVQGAQARLVHQRENPLRPSLGTINVILAAQSRIGTYLSKVMFVSSSHAEDPCPELE, from the exons ATGTATAATGGTAGGACAGACTTGGTGGAGCATGCCAACCACTTTAATCAAAGGATGGCTGTTCATTTGAggaatgagaccctgatgtgcaaagtaTTTCCGTCTAGTTTGGGACCTGTAGCAATAAGATGGTTTGATAGGTTAGAGGAAGGCTTTGTCAGCTCCTTTCAAGAACTTACCAAGGCCTTTGGGGCTCAATTTTTCACATGTAGTAGGGTTCCTCATTCCTTAGATTCCCTGCTGTCATTGGCAATGAAGGAGGGTGAAACTTTGAAGACTTACTTTGACATGTATTGGaaaatgtttaatgagatagatggagattttgaagATGTGGCTATAAGGACATTTAAGGTTGGACTCCCTACTGAGTATGatttgaggaaatccttaactAGGAAGCCTACATGGAGCATGTGTCAATTAGTGGACCGAATTGACGAATACAAGTGG GACCTTGGGCATACTACAGAAGATTGCAGAACTCTGCAAGATTATCTCGAGCAGTTGGTCAAGGTCGGGAAGCTGAAGCAGTTTATGTACCAGCCATTGGTGCAGGGAGCTCAAGCTAGGTTAGTACATCAACGGGAGAATCCCTTAAGACCATCTCTGGGGACAATCAATGTAATCCTAGCAGCCCAAAGTAGGATTGGCACATACTTGTCCAAAGTCATGTTTGTATCAAGTTCTCATGCCGAGGATCCTTGCCCTGAACTAGAGTGA